From the Thermoproteota archaeon genome, the window GAACATGTGTGTATACGAGATGTTCATTATACCATCTATTTTCTAAACTCACAGAATCTGGCAATCTTGGCTTCATTGAAGCAGTCCAGTATAATGTATTGTTAAATCGCAGAATATCATTATCTTCAAAATCTACATATGGAATTAAACCAATTTCAGGCTTTAATTTTGCAAAAGCTGCATCCCAGTCCCAAATACGAATTACATTAAGGACATCACTATTTTCTTTAACATAATTTTTGATATTATTTGGCGAGACAGATTCTAAATGGACTTCGTGTTTGTTTTCTTGAATTTTATCTAGCTCACCAAGGTATCTGTTGACGCTGATTTGCTGAGCAGTGTATGGTCCAAGATACTCTATCTTTCTTGCATCAGCAATACTATTGTTGACTGAAACTAGAGCTCCAACTATAATTGCAATTGCAATTATTGTTAATACACGAATATACACATCTCTTTTTAGCATGTGAGTTAGAACGCGGGCTCGAATTCTATCGGTCACTGAGAATGCAATTAGTGCAAAGCCAATGACCAGAGTTCCTGCAATGGAGTAACGAGTGTTGTAATCAATCTGTTCAGTAAAGAAGAGATTAAAGGCTGCCCACAATACACCGATTCCAATTATTGCCTCAATAGTTGAGACATAGTTTAGGTATCTTGGTTTTCCTTCTGTTGTATCTTGAATGTAAGATGTAATTACGTTAATGATTGAATGTAATCCTACATACAGAACAAGTCGTAAACCAATTGCTGCCAAGATTGGCGGAATCAAAATTAGTAATGCAGGCATCATTGGGATTACATTTTCAACTGCATAGCTTCCATCAGTTGGTGGGGTGACAAATGGTAATGAGAATAATGTGGGGAGAGTTTCAACACCCATTGTATTGCCATCGATAAATGACATTACTGCTAGACCAAATAGGACATTTGCAAAGAATGCACCAAACAAGAAGATTTTCGTAATCTGCCAGACTACAAACTGTACTGGGCTAAGCTTGTAGTCTCTATAACTTGAGATGTTTTTAGCTACTGGGTCTTGTGGGGAACGATTAAGAAATGAAATAGCTGTGTTAATGGCATACCAAAAGATGGAAGATCTCTTTAGAATGTTAACACGAATTAAGGCAATGGCTGATAATACTAGTGCGCCTACAATTGAATAGTAAACTGGTTTTGTAAAGTCAGTCTCAAACTCACTCATGTTCATTGAGAGAACTACACCTTGGTTTCCAACGATAACCAAGATTACTAGACCTATGATGCCGACTATACCCCATCGGATGTACTTTCCGGCGTCTGGTGGCGGAGTGTTATCAGTAGATGCGCTATACAAAATCAACCTAAGTTGAGGTGTCGTACATTAATGTCTTACCAGTTTTTTGAGGCTAGATGTTGGTTTTACAAAAAAATTTGAAATTAATCAAAATTTTCTTTTAATTTTCTAGAATTATACAAGAACTAGGCTGCTGTAGCAAGTCCTTTACAGATCATGTATACTGCAACAAATTTGGGAACTGTAACCTTTTGGTTATCATATGGTCCAAATTTCTTATTTTTTAGCCTAAACTGGATTGGGCATTTTGCCAAAACCTCTACGCTTGACTCATCCAAAAAGCACGCATCAAAATACGGGTTAAATTCATCAAGATTCTTGCAGAATGCCTTTGAGAGTCCACTCTTACTATTCAGTGAGCCAGGCAGACGAAATATTCTGTGAATATCCATTGTTACATTTGGATCAATTCTTACTCCTATTTTGTTTGATAATGTTTGAATTTGGTTTTGAAATGATGAATAGCCGTTTGGATCCTTGATAATCTCTGAGATGATTTTTGATTTTTTTGACTTTGAGCCAAAGATCTCCTTTGAGACTCGCCCCCGCCATCCTGACTCGTCTAGTTCTGGAAAAGATGAGCGCTCTGGCTTGAATTTTTTCATGCCAAATGTTTCTGGAATTGCTCCCCTAAACATAATGTAATCAGAGAGCTCTGCTCTTTCCTTTGATCCTAATTTTTGATATTGGGAATCATACACATAAACATGGAAACCGTCATTTCCAGAAAAATAGATGTGAATGTTTTCTTTTGGAATACCAAGATCATTTGTAAGAATTGATACCAGTCGTTTAACTTCGGTCTTTGCCATTGAAACGCAGTTATTGCATGTTAAAGGCACCTGAGAGATTTTAGTGGAATTACATGATGGACATTCTAAATTGTGTGTAGATATTTTTTGACATTGATTACACTTTGTGCACGTGTGTTGGCTTCGGCATTCTAGTTTGAGATCCTTTGCATCAATATCAAATATTAGATCAGCCTCTTTCCAATCCTTTTCATTCATTGGTAAATTTGGAAAGGAATAGTATGCATTGGAACAATATACATCTGAAGGTGTATTTTGCATTAACAGTAGATGTAATTCCTTGTCATTTTTTATTGTGAGATGTCGGATCATCCCAGAGTCAAACTTTTGGTAACCAAACTCTCGTTCCTCTGTCTTTTCTGGAACTCGAATCATTTTGAAATTTTCAAAATAATATTTTTTGAAGACTTCTTCTACAAGTTTTTTATCATTATCAAGCATTAACTGTCTTTTTTCCAAACTGTAGTGGATTAATTATGTTATCACATTGAGGAATAGCATAACAGAGATTTTGTCCCTTTAATTTTTCACAAGATGGACAAGAATACTTTGTTGCACTGCCTGATTCTCCAGCAAGATGATTTAGCTGATAGAGTGTAATCTTTTCATTATAGTCTGGTGCGTTTTTAAAGAGCGGAGCAATCTGCTCTACGGTCTGCCCACGTGACAAAAGAAATGTTGCAAGCATGAATCTACCTGAATGTGGAAGGTTTTCTCCTTTCTCTAGTACCTCTATTGCATGCTTGATACATGGCGGATACTCTGTAGTGATTACAGTTGTAGTTGAGAACTTTTTTGCCATTGTGACTAGTTTTTGTACGGGTTGGTCAAAAGCACCCCCAATTGGCGGAGTGTTTACTGATAGAATTTTTGAGTTGATGTAATTTCCTAGCTCCTTTCGTACCAGCCTGACTGTCTCATGGGGACTAAGATAGACGTATCCGTCATCTACTTTACGATTGACAAGCTTCCATTCTCTTTCATGAAAATGCACAGAATGTGTAAGGTAATCAGATACTGGAATCACATAGTTGTCGTTTATCTTTTTTACATTTACAGAAAAGAGATCGCTTAGAATTTTAATTGAGAGTTCTTCCTTTGATTTGTTTGAGATGCTTGCAAGATCCTTTTCAAGAAATTTTTCGGCACGCCTTGCCTCGGCAAGTGCAAATCTTTTGATGAGTGTGTACATTCCACTCTGTTTTAGCAAAACAACTGCAATTAAAAATGAAAATACCTCCATTGGTAATACTGAATCACTTGAAACCTGCTCCCCTTGAAGATCAGATTTGTAAATTTGGCCATTTGCAGCCACTTCAATTCTATGAAATGCCTTGTCTACAATTAGTTTAAGATCAGGATCTTTGCTAAACTGCTCCAATGTGAATCCTTTGTCTTTTAGGTACTGGCCTGCATCAGCTAAGAATGGATACTTTGCCATCTCATCCTGACCTAGATTTATCATTGGTTTTTCTTTACCATCTTTACATAAAAATCTGGTTTATGGATAACTTGATAATTTTAAAAGCGGGTTTAAATTATGCGTACTGCAAAAAAATTTCATGCAGATTGGCTGTCATGTTTCGATCTCTGGTGGTGTAAACAATGCAGTTGATAATGCAGTAGAGAGAAGTTGTAGTGCATTTCAAATTTTTACGCGAAACCCAAGAGGGTGGAATGCAAAGGAGTTGCCTGAAAAGGAGATCTCTGATTTTAAGAAGAAGCTAAAAGCAAGCGATATTGAAAGATTGGCAACATGTGCGCACATGCCGTATTTGCCAAATCTGTCTTCCCCAAAGAAGGATTCACTCAAAAAATCAGTTGATGCGATGATTAACGAGGTAAAGCGATGTGGAAAACTGGGAATCCCCTATCTAGTAACACATCTTGGTAGCCATTTGGGAACTGGTGAGGAAGAGGGAATAAAACGACTAGTTGCCTCATTAAAGGAAGTTGCAGAAGTGGACAATGATGTTATGATTCTATTAGAGAATACGGCTGGGCAAAAAAATTCAGTTGGTTCTGAGTTTGAGCAGCTTGCAGAAATATTTTTTGAACTAAAGCCAGCAAAGAGGTTTGGCATCTGTATTGACACATGTCATGCATTTGTTGCAGGATATGATCTACGTACAGAAAAGGCGGTAAATGATACATTTTCAAAATTTGAGAAAGCTATTGGATTTGAGCACTTGAAGATTCTTCATCTAAATGATGCAAAGGGGGAAATTGGCTCAAGACTGGACAGGCATTATCATATTGGTTTGGGACAGATTGGGGAGAAAGGAATGAGCGCTGTGATTAAAATGGCAAACAAGAAAGAGATACCAATAATTTTGGAGACGCCAATTGATGATGTACGAGATGATTTTGAGAATATCAAAAAGGCAAAAAAACTTGCATAGGATTTTATTTCATTAAACTTTCGACTAAACATGAACTACGATGAAGTCATGAAGCTAGCATTGGAACGAGGATTTTACTTTCCTAGTTGCGAGGTGTATGGTGATGCACATGCAGGATTTTGGGAGTATGGACCATCTGGTGTCAGCTTGAAGAATAAATTCTTGGAATTATGGAGAAGAGAGCTGATTCGTCGTGATCAGATGCTAGAGATTGATGGCTCGCAGATAATGTCAAAATCAGTCTTTGAGGCATCAGGGCATCTTGCAAGTTTTGCTGATCCTATCATAAAATGTACAAAGTGTGGTTCTACATTTAGGGCAGATCGATTAATTGCTGAAGTTTCCAAAGTTGAGATTCCAGAGAGTGCTGATTTGGAGGATTTTGACAAAGCAATTTCTGAAAATGGCATAAAATGTACAAAGTGCAAAGGAAGTTTTGATAAGACTCGACGATTCAACATGATGTTTCGAGTAGGTATTGGGCCTGATGGTGTTGATGCATATCTTCGACCAGAGACATGCCAATCAATCTTTGTTGATTTTCCAAGATTGTTTAAAACAATGCGAGGAAAGCTTCCACTGGGAATTGCCCAAGTTGGAAAGAGTTTTAGAAACGAGATTTCTCCTAGGCAGAGTTTATTGAGATTACGAGAATTTTACCAGGCAGAGATTGAGGTATTTTGCAATCCTGCAAAACTAGATGACTTGGAGAAATTCTCAGAGATACAAGATGTGGTTATTCATGTTCAGATTGATTCTGAGATAAAATCAATGACATGCAAAGAGGCAGTGGATTCAGGAATGATTCCAAACAAGTTTGTTGCATATTATCTTGGATTGTTAATGTCATTTTATGAAAAGACAGGCATTGATGTGTCAAAATCAAGATTTAGAAAACTTGGTGATAAGGAAAAGGCATTCTATGCAGAAGTTGCATTTGACTTTGAGGTAGAGACCACTATTGGTTGGCTTGAGCTAGTAGCATGTAACTATCGTTCAGACTATGATTTGGGAAGTCATGCAAAAAAGAGCAAAGAGAAATTTGAGGTAATGGATGATGATGTCAAGGTCTTGCCACATGTCTTTGAGATATCAATGGGAATTGACCGCAGCCTGTATACCATTTTGGAGCATTCACTAAAGGATGATAAGGAAAATGAGAGAATAGTACTATCAATCAAACCATACTTGGCACCTGTTCATGTAGGGGTTTTGTCTTTGGTCAAAAAAGACGGTCTAAAAGAAAAGACAGATGAGATATTTTTGAAACTAAAGACAAAGTATGATGCATTTTTGGATCACTCTGGTGCAATCGGTAGAAGATACAGAAGACTAGATGAGATTGGTGCACCCTTTGCATTAACAGTGGATCATCAGACTTTGGAGGATGATTCGGTTACCATTAGAGAGAGGGATTCTATGAGTCAGGAGAGAATCAAGATTTCAGAGCTTGGCTCAAAGTTATCAGATAGAGTATCCTTTCCGTAAAAACTTTAGAAGATTAGACTAGTCATCATCGTCATCTTCATCTTTGTCTTTCTTCTTATCGTCCTGCTCACAGTTAATTATGGTGTTGCTTCCAGAACCGCCCTTACATAGGTCAGTGTCTGCTCCACCATCGATAAAGTCATCTCCAGAACCTCCATGGATGTTATCATCACCAGAGTCGCCACTTAGCGAGTCATCGCCCTGTCCGCCTCTAATGTTGTCCCTATCAGAACCTCCAGAAATTTGGTCTACTCCGTAGCCACCTCTTAGATAGTCACGGCCTTCTCCACCAGATAATACATCATCATCATTGTTTCCGTAAATTCGGTCGTTTCCTTCTTCACCAAAGATTGTATCCATTCCGTTGTGTCCGTAAATCTTGTCATTTCCAGAACCACCATAGATACAGTCATTGCCCTTGTATCCGTGAATCTTGTCAGGTCCACCATATCCAAAGATTAGATCATTGCCATTAGTACCCTTTAGTTTGTCTGCTCTTTCGGTTCCGTAAATCACTTTATCATAGAAGGATTCGGGTTGTCCACAGAATAGCTCTGCAGTACCACCAATAGTGGTTTCAAGGGAAACTTGGTTGTTGCCCAAGTATGGGTCGGATTTTG encodes:
- a CDS encoding deoxyribonuclease IV, producing the protein MQIGCHVSISGGVNNAVDNAVERSCSAFQIFTRNPRGWNAKELPEKEISDFKKKLKASDIERLATCAHMPYLPNLSSPKKDSLKKSVDAMINEVKRCGKLGIPYLVTHLGSHLGTGEEEGIKRLVASLKEVAEVDNDVMILLENTAGQKNSVGSEFEQLAEIFFELKPAKRFGICIDTCHAFVAGYDLRTEKAVNDTFSKFEKAIGFEHLKILHLNDAKGEIGSRLDRHYHIGLGQIGEKGMSAVIKMANKKEIPIILETPIDDVRDDFENIKKAKKLA
- the glyS gene encoding glycine--tRNA ligase yields the protein MNYDEVMKLALERGFYFPSCEVYGDAHAGFWEYGPSGVSLKNKFLELWRRELIRRDQMLEIDGSQIMSKSVFEASGHLASFADPIIKCTKCGSTFRADRLIAEVSKVEIPESADLEDFDKAISENGIKCTKCKGSFDKTRRFNMMFRVGIGPDGVDAYLRPETCQSIFVDFPRLFKTMRGKLPLGIAQVGKSFRNEISPRQSLLRLREFYQAEIEVFCNPAKLDDLEKFSEIQDVVIHVQIDSEIKSMTCKEAVDSGMIPNKFVAYYLGLLMSFYEKTGIDVSKSRFRKLGDKEKAFYAEVAFDFEVETTIGWLELVACNYRSDYDLGSHAKKSKEKFEVMDDDVKVLPHVFEISMGIDRSLYTILEHSLKDDKENERIVLSIKPYLAPVHVGVLSLVKKDGLKEKTDEIFLKLKTKYDAFLDHSGAIGRRYRRLDEIGAPFALTVDHQTLEDDSVTIRERDSMSQERIKISELGSKLSDRVSFP
- a CDS encoding DNA primase; amino-acid sequence: MINLGQDEMAKYPFLADAGQYLKDKGFTLEQFSKDPDLKLIVDKAFHRIEVAANGQIYKSDLQGEQVSSDSVLPMEVFSFLIAVVLLKQSGMYTLIKRFALAEARRAEKFLEKDLASISNKSKEELSIKILSDLFSVNVKKINDNYVIPVSDYLTHSVHFHEREWKLVNRKVDDGYVYLSPHETVRLVRKELGNYINSKILSVNTPPIGGAFDQPVQKLVTMAKKFSTTTVITTEYPPCIKHAIEVLEKGENLPHSGRFMLATFLLSRGQTVEQIAPLFKNAPDYNEKITLYQLNHLAGESGSATKYSCPSCEKLKGQNLCYAIPQCDNIINPLQFGKKTVNA
- a CDS encoding DNA primase, with the translated sequence MLDNDKKLVEEVFKKYYFENFKMIRVPEKTEEREFGYQKFDSGMIRHLTIKNDKELHLLLMQNTPSDVYCSNAYYSFPNLPMNEKDWKEADLIFDIDAKDLKLECRSQHTCTKCNQCQKISTHNLECPSCNSTKISQVPLTCNNCVSMAKTEVKRLVSILTNDLGIPKENIHIYFSGNDGFHVYVYDSQYQKLGSKERAELSDYIMFRGAIPETFGMKKFKPERSSFPELDESGWRGRVSKEIFGSKSKKSKIISEIIKDPNGYSSFQNQIQTLSNKIGVRIDPNVTMDIHRIFRLPGSLNSKSGLSKAFCKNLDEFNPYFDACFLDESSVEVLAKCPIQFRLKNKKFGPYDNQKVTVPKFVAVYMICKGLATAA